A DNA window from Sylvia atricapilla isolate bSylAtr1 chromosome W, bSylAtr1.pri, whole genome shotgun sequence contains the following coding sequences:
- the LOC136373369 gene encoding transcription initiation factor TFIID subunit 9-like, translating to MPQWRDFPVYSKPFPDSLVLSSQVSSTAGRITVPRLGMGPVSSRPGTPTLGTPSAQTVSVSAKVGAPVSLAGHHFTVQIPSSQPAGKSASPTTPTVQNVLINPSLISPKNILITTNIVPPSATNPNPLKRKHEDDNDYDAL from the exons ATGCCTCAGTGGAGGGACTTTCCTGTTTATTCCAAGCCATTCCCTGATTCCCTGGTTCTCTCCTCACAGGTCTCCTCCACAGCAGGAAGGATCACAGTCCCTCGCCTGGGCATGGgccctgtgagcagcaggcCCGGCACTCCCACTTTGG GTACCCCCTCAGCCCAGACTGTGTCGGTATCAGCCAAAGTGGGAGCACCGGTGTCACTGGCGGGGCATCACTTCACTGTCCAGATCCCGTCCTCACAGCCCGCTGGGAAGTCAG CCAGTCCCACCACTCCCACAGTGCAGAACGTCCTGATCAACCCATCCCTGATCAGCCCCAAGAACATCCTGATCACCACCAACATAgtcccacccagtgccaccaaCCCCAACCCGCTCAAGAGGAAGCATGAGGATGACAACGACTATGATGCCTTGTGA